One region of Gemmatimonadaceae bacterium genomic DNA includes:
- the tgt gene encoding tRNA guanosine(34) transglycosylase Tgt yields MFAFEVTATAGPARTGVFNTPHGPVETPAFMPVGTQATVKGLDPDELKTAGVTMLLANAYHLHLRPGDDVVRDAGGLHDFMHWDGPILTDSGGFQVFSLAKLCTVTEEGVEFRSHIDGSTRRFTPESVMQIERNLGADVIMQFDHVIPGQSDGASSRDASERSLRWLARCRQEHARLAQDDPAEKQALFPIVQGGIHQDLRREAARTVTDMGGWHGFGIGGLSVGEEKQAMYEMIEVVDEALPRDRPRYLMGVGFPADLIEAVRRGVDLFDCVAPTRMGRNGTAFVPDGRINVRNAELKADNRPLDESCACPTCSRFSRAYLRHLFTADEMLGPRLLSLHNVHFLVRLMRAARETIRDGTFDAWSRDWLQRHTAPTSASRTGITAQ; encoded by the coding sequence ATGTTCGCCTTTGAAGTGACCGCCACCGCCGGTCCGGCCAGGACCGGCGTTTTCAATACGCCCCACGGCCCGGTCGAAACCCCGGCGTTCATGCCGGTCGGAACGCAGGCCACCGTCAAAGGACTCGACCCCGACGAGCTTAAGACCGCTGGCGTGACGATGCTGCTGGCGAACGCCTACCACCTCCACCTCCGCCCCGGCGACGACGTCGTGCGCGACGCGGGCGGGCTGCACGACTTCATGCACTGGGACGGACCGATCCTCACCGACTCCGGCGGATTCCAGGTGTTCTCGCTCGCGAAGCTGTGCACGGTCACCGAAGAGGGCGTCGAGTTCCGCAGCCACATCGACGGCTCCACTCGCCGCTTCACCCCCGAGTCGGTCATGCAGATCGAGCGCAATCTCGGCGCCGACGTGATCATGCAGTTCGACCACGTGATTCCAGGCCAGTCGGACGGCGCCAGCTCGCGTGACGCGAGCGAGCGCAGCCTCCGCTGGCTCGCGCGCTGCAGGCAGGAACACGCGCGCCTCGCGCAGGACGACCCGGCGGAAAAACAGGCACTCTTCCCGATCGTCCAGGGCGGAATCCACCAGGACCTCCGGCGCGAAGCGGCTCGCACCGTCACCGACATGGGCGGCTGGCACGGGTTCGGAATCGGCGGCCTGTCCGTGGGCGAGGAAAAGCAGGCGATGTACGAGATGATCGAAGTCGTGGATGAAGCTCTGCCGCGTGACCGGCCCCGCTACCTGATGGGCGTGGGCTTCCCCGCCGATCTGATCGAGGCCGTGCGCCGCGGGGTGGACCTGTTCGATTGCGTCGCGCCCACCCGAATGGGGCGGAACGGCACGGCCTTCGTCCCCGACGGGCGGATCAACGTCCGCAACGCCGAGCTGAAGGCCGACAACCGCCCGCTCGACGAGAGCTGCGCGTGCCCCACCTGCTCCCGCTTCAGCCGCGCGTATCTGCGCCACCTTTTTACGGCCGACGAGATGCTCGGGCCCCGGCTTCTCTCGCTGCACAATGTACATTTTCTGGTGCGGCTCATGCGCGCCGCGCGCGAGACCATCCGCGACGGCACGTTCGACGCATGGAGCCGCGACTGGCTTCAGCGACACACGGCTCCGACCTCCGCTTCCCGAACCGGGATCACCGCTCAATGA
- the yajC gene encoding preprotein translocase subunit YajC has protein sequence MTTMTFAALAIFAPAGGNPLLGPLFMYGAIFIIFYFVLIRPGQKQRKAHEALIKALKKGDEVVTAGGLVGEVLHIKETMKEGTPAPTMEDRVTIRSGESKIVIERGRITKVMRTTPAGA, from the coding sequence ATGACCACGATGACCTTTGCCGCTCTCGCCATCTTCGCGCCCGCCGGCGGCAATCCGCTGCTCGGCCCGCTGTTCATGTACGGCGCGATCTTCATCATCTTCTACTTCGTTCTCATCCGCCCGGGCCAGAAGCAGCGCAAGGCGCACGAAGCGCTGATCAAGGCGCTCAAGAAGGGCGACGAAGTCGTGACTGCCGGCGGGCTCGTCGGCGAAGTGCTGCACATCAAGGAGACGATGAAGGAGGGCACGCCCGCGCCCACGATGGAGGATCGCGTCACTATCCGCTCCGGCGAGTCCAAGATCGTCATCGAGCGCGGGCGCATCACTAAAGTCATGCGGACCACGCCAGCCGGAGCCTGA
- the def gene encoding peptide deformylase yields MKTLDIRVLGDPILRQDTAPVAEVTDELRQLIEDMYTTMYAAEGIGLAAPQVGRTERLAVVDVEGARYALINPEILTREGSGRAEEGCLSIPDVFGEVERPQRITVRALDVEGRHFELAADELLARAIQHEVDHLHGKLFLDYLGVFKRRSALAQWEKLKKDYPGMIRKVIPGEAQSRRSAEHTPTAAGEI; encoded by the coding sequence GTGAAGACGCTCGACATCCGCGTGCTCGGCGATCCGATCCTGCGCCAGGACACGGCGCCGGTCGCGGAAGTCACCGACGAGCTCCGGCAGCTCATCGAGGACATGTACACCACGATGTACGCGGCCGAGGGAATCGGACTGGCCGCGCCGCAGGTCGGCCGCACCGAGCGGCTCGCGGTCGTGGACGTCGAGGGTGCGAGGTACGCGCTCATCAATCCCGAGATCCTCACGCGCGAAGGGTCGGGGCGCGCCGAGGAAGGGTGCCTGTCGATTCCCGACGTGTTCGGCGAAGTCGAGCGGCCGCAGCGCATAACCGTGCGCGCGCTCGACGTCGAAGGCAGGCACTTCGAGCTCGCCGCCGATGAGCTGCTCGCCCGCGCCATCCAGCACGAAGTCGATCACCTGCACGGCAAGCTTTTCCTCGACTACCTCGGCGTCTTCAAGCGGCGCTCGGCGCTGGCGCAGTGGGAAAAGCTCAAGAAGGACTATCCGGGAATGATTCGAAAAGTGATTCCAGGCGAAGCGCAAAGTCGGCGCAGCGCGGAGCACACGCCCACCGCCGCCGGCGAGATCTGA